In a genomic window of Phragmites australis chromosome 14, lpPhrAust1.1, whole genome shotgun sequence:
- the LOC133891566 gene encoding transcription factor RSL2-like, which translates to MESRYTSSAPSIEVDMMAPFLGAHDHCFTYEHVDESMEAMAALFLPSLDTDSNSSSGCLNYDVPPQCWPQPGHSSSVTTFPDPAQNYESFEFPVMDPFPPTDFESHCAIPYYSEDLSHAHGNHSSVREEEAANDTPATNKRKSSSATKASKKSKKAGKKNSTGDDEGGSAYVDTQSSSSCTSEEGNLEGNANSSSKKTGTRASRGAATDPQSLYARKRRERINERLRILQNLVPNGTKVDISTMLEEAAQYVKFLQLQIKLLSSDDMWMYAPIMYNGINISNVGLNI; encoded by the exons ATGGAGAGTCGCTACACTTCGTCTGCGCCATCGATAGAAGTCGACATGATGGCACCGTTTCTTGGAGCTCATGATCACTGCTTCACGTACGAGCACGTGGATGAGTCCATGGAGGCAATGGCAGCTCTGTTCTTGCCTAGCCTCGACACCGACTCCAACTCCTCTTCTGGCTGTCTGAACTATGACGTCCCTCCACAATGCTGGCCCCAACCTGGTCATAGTTCTAGTGTTACCACTTTCCCTGATCCAGCTCAGAATTATGAGAGCTTTGAGTTTCCGGTTATGGATCCGTTCCCACCTACCGACTTCGAGTCGCATTGCGCCATCCCATACTATAGTGAGGATCTGAGCCATGCACATGGCAACCATTCATCAGTCAGAGAGGAAGAAGCAGCCAACGATACACCGGCCACTAACAAGAGGAAGTCTAGTTCTGCCACGAAG GcatcaaagaagagcaagaaggcTGGCAAAAAGAATTCTACCGGCGACGACGAAGGCGGCAGCGCTTATGTCGATACGCAAAGCTCAAGCAGTTGCACCTCCGAGGAGGGAAATTTGGAAGGCAATGCGAACTCAAGCTCGAAGAAGACGGGCACCAGGGCCAGCCGTGGAGCAGCAACTGATCCTCAGAGTCTCTATGCAAGG aagaggagagagaggatcaaTGAAAGACTGAGAATTTTGCAGAACTTGGTTCCCAATGGAACAAAA GTTGACATTAGTACGATGCTCGAGGAAGCAGCACAGTATGTCAAATTTTTGCAGCTTCAGATTAAG TTGTTGAGCTCTGACGACATGTGGATGTATGCCCCAATCATGTACAATGGAATTAACATCAGCAATGTTGGTCTCAACATCTAA